The DNA window CTGCGCAGCGAGGGGCTGGACCCGTCGCAAGCTCTCACGATCATCGGGGCGACACCGGTCTGCGCACCCGCCGCGAAAGTGGCCGCCGAGATGATGCTGAGCGACCGCTTCGCGCCGTTATTCCCGGTCGATCTCGTTGCCAAGGATCTCGGCTATTCCCTGGAGGCTGCCGGGGGCGGGCGCCTTGCGCCGCTCACGAAGGCGACGCTCGATGTCTACCGCGCGGCCGGTGAGGCTGGCTACGGTAGCGACCACATGAGCGCCGTCGTGAAGCTGTATCGACGCTGATCCGCCGGCGAGCCAGATTGGCCGCCACGGTAAATGGCAAAAGGAAAAGGCGGGCACCTCAAGGCGTCCGCCCTCTCGCGTGCCTGTTCAGACGGCGAGATACTGCTGCCTGAGATCGGCGTTCTCGAGCACCTCTTTGGCACTGCCTTCAAAGGCCACTTCGCCGGTGTCGAGGATGACCGCACGGTCCGACAGGCGCAGCGCCGCGATGGCGTTCTGTTCGACGATGATCGTCGTGATGCCAAGCTCGCGGATGCCGTGCAGGATGCGCTCGATCTCCTGCACGATGACGGGCGCAAGTCCTTCGTAGGGCTCGTCGAGGAGGAGCAGCTTCACGTCGCGGACGAGCGCACGGGCGATCGCCAGCATCTGCTGCTCTCCGCCCGAAAGCGTGACGCCTTCCTGCTTGCGGCGTTCGCCGAGGCGCGGGAAGCTTTCATAGACGCGCTCGATCGGCCAGCCGTGCCCCGGTGCCACGAGGGCAAGCTGGAGGTTTTCCTCCACCGTCAGCCCCGGAATGATGCGCCGGTCTTCCGGCACCAACTGGATGCCGGCCCGGGCCGCCTGCCAGGAGCTCATCTTGTGCAGCGGCAGGCCGTTGAACCAGATTTCGCCATCGGTCAGCGTCGGATTGTCGAGCCGCGCGAGGGTGCGGAACGTGGACGTCTTGCCGGCGCCGTTGCGGCCGAGAAGGGCCAGGATCTCGCCCTCGGCGATATCGAAGGAGACGCCTTGCACCACATAGCTCTCGCCATAGTAGGCGTGGATGTCCTTGACCTGCAGAAACGGGTCGGTGCGCGTCGCCGCGCCTTGCTGCTGTTGCATGACGGCGCTCATACGTGCGTTCCTCCGAGATAGGCTTCCTGCACGCGCGGATCGCCGCGCACTTCGTCCGGCAGGCCCTCGCAGATGATGCGGCCCTGGGCGAGGACGCTGATCTTGTCGGCGAGCGAGAAGACCACGTGCATGTCGTGCTCGATGATGATCTTCGTCATGCCGCGCTCCTTGATCTTCTTGAGCAGGTCGACGGTCGCGTTGGTGTCGGCGCGCGACATGCCGGCGGTCGGCTCGTCGAGAAGCAACAGGCGCGGATGCTGGATGAGGCACATGGCAAGCTCCATGCGCCGCTTGTCGCCGCGCGACAGGCTGCCCGCGTGGCTGTGTTTGCGGGCCGTCAGGTTGACGTCTTCGATGAGATGCTCGGCCTCCTCGCGGATCGCCTTCTCCGAATCGAAGGACGTCAGCGCATTGAGCCGGAAGGCGCCGTCGCGCTTGGCAAAAGCCGGCGCCATGACGTTCTGCAGCACCGACAGATCGGGAAAGATTTCCGGCGTCTGGAAGACGCGGGCAATCCCGACCTGGTTGATCTGGTAGGGCGCCATGCCGGTCAGCACCTTGCCGTCGAAGACCACGGCGCCGCGCGTCGGGGCGAGACGGCCGACGATCACGTTGAGCAGCGTCGACTTGCCGGCGCCGTTCGGCCCGATGATCGCGTGGGTCTTGCCTTCCTCGATCGCAAGATCGATGTCGGCGAGCGCATGCAGGCCGCCGAAGGTCTTGTGCACATCCGCCACATGCAGCACGACGTTGTCGCGCATTTCTGTCTGCTTGATGGGAGCGTTCATCGGCTCACCTCCTTATTCGGCCGGCTGGGCGCCGACCGCACGGCGGCCCTTGCCACGATTGCTGCGGAAGAGGCTGGTCAGCCGCATGGCGCCCTCGACGATGCCGCCCGGCAGGAAGACCACGACCAGGACGAAGATGAGGCCGAGGGTCAGGTGCCAGCCTTCGCCGACGAAGTTGCTGGCGATGCCGACCACGGTTTCCTTCACGCTGTCAGGCAGGAAGGAGAAGACCTGGTTCAGCACATGCTCGTTGAAGGCAGAGAAGATGTTCTCGCAGTATTTGATCAGCCAGGCGCCGATGACCGGGCCGACCAGCGTGCCAACGCCGCCGAGGATGGTCATCAGGACGACTTCGCCCGATGCGGTCCACTGCATGCGCTCCGCGCCCGCCAGCGGGTCCGCCACGGCGAGAAGACCGCCGGCAAGACCGGCATACATGCCCGAGATCACGAAGGCCGCAAGCGCATAGGGCCGGGTCGAGAAGCCAATGTAGTTCATCCGGGTCTGGTTCGACTTGATGCCCTTGAGCATCATGCCGAAGGGCGAGCCGGCGATACGCTGCGACAGGAAGAAGGCCAGGATGAGAATGACCGCGCAGACGTAGAAGCCCGTGTAGCCGTTCATGTCGAGGCCGAGGAAGGTCGTCGTCGGCAGTCCCGATCCGGCTTCGGAGAACATCCGGTCGATGACGCGAGGATCGCGAAGCGACAGCTGCAGGCCAGTCTCGCCGTTGGTGATCGGTGTCAGCACCGAGTAGGCGAGATTGTAGCACATCTGCGCAAAGGCGAGCGTCAGGATGGAGAAGTAGATGCCCGAACGGCGCAGGCTGATGTATCCGATGGCGGCGGCGAAGGCCCCCGACACTGCGATGGCAAGAAGGACGGCTGGGATGCCCTCCATCGACAGCAGCTTGAAGGACCAGACCGCCGTGTAGGACCCGACGCCGAGGAAAGCGGCATGGCCGAAGCTGAGGTAGCCGGTCAGGCCGAACAGGATGTTGAAGCCGATCGCGAAGATCGCATAGATGCAAAGTCGCTGCAGCAGGTCCGGATAGGAGGCCCCGATCGGATCGAGCCAGATCGGCATCGTCAGCACGACCAGCGAGAAGATGCCGAGGAGGGTCAGATCCTTGGCGCTGAACTGGGAATTGAGCGTCATGGCCTCAGCCCTCCATCACGCCGCGCCGGCCAAGCAGGCCGCGGGGGCGCACCAGCAGCACGATGACGGCCACCAGATAGATCACGATATGGTCGATGCCCGGCAGGAGCGTCTTCACCTCGTTCATGGAGGCGAAGCTCTGCAGGATGCCGAGCAGGAAACCCGCCAGCACGGCGCCGGGCAGGGAGCCCATGCCGCCGACGACGACCACGACGAAGGAGAGCACCAGGAATTCCATTCCGAGGTTGAAGCTCGGCGGCAGAAGCGGCGTGTACATCACGCCCGCGACACCGGCGACGACGGCGGCGAGGCCGAACATGGCCGTGAACCGGCGGCCGATGTTGATGCCGAGCAGGCCCACCGTCTCGCGGTCCGCCATGCCGGCACGCACGACCATGCCGAAGGTGGTGAACTGCAGGAAGGCGAAGACGAGGCCGATCACGCCGAGCGAGAAGAGGAGATAGAGCAGCCGCCACCAGGGATAGATGACGACGCCGGGCGTCATGCCGAAAAAGGCACCGACATCGGCCGCTCCGCGCCAGGCATCCGGCATCGGCTGCGGCAGCGGATTGGCGCCGAAGATGGCCTTGATGACTTCCTGCAGAACGATGGCAAGGCCGAAGGTGACCAGAATTTGTTCCGCATGCGGGCGCTTGTAGAAGTGCTTGATCAGTCCGCGCTCCATCGCCACGCCCACGATCAGCATCACCGGGATCGCCAGCAGGATCGCGACCGGCACCGAATAGTCGATCAGCACGTTGCCGAAATCGCCGAAAATGGCGTGGATATAGGGCTCGCGAACTTCGAGCGGCGTGCCCCATGGGGTCGTTTCCGTGGCGCTGAGCGTGATTTTCTCCAGCGTCAGCAGCTTCTGCAGCGTCACCGCGCAGAACGCGCCGAGCATGAAGAGCGCGCCGTGAGCGAAGTTCACGACGCCGAGCGTGCCGAAGACGAGCGTCAGGCCAAGGGCGATCAGCGCATAGGCCCCGCCCTTGTCGAGCCCGTTCAGGAGTTGCAGGAAGATCTGGTCCAGCATGCGTCGAATCCTTGGTGGAAAGGGCGCGAAAAGGTGCCTGGCGGGACACCGCGTCCGATCTCGGACAGGTTCTTGTTGCTTGGCGCTCCGGGCGCACCGTTTTGGTGAGGCGCGGGCGCTTTTTAAGCCGCAATGGCGTGTCCGGCGCGGGACTGGCGCGCCGGACCGTTTGTCATCGCAATCAGCAGGGCTTGGCGTCAGCCGGGCCGAGATCGCCGCCGAAGATCGACGGGTCGTATTCGACCTGGGCGCGCGGCACGACTTCCACGACTTCCAGAAGGTCGAACTTGGACGTCGGCTCCTTCTTGCCCTGCACGACCAGCACGTCCTTGAAGCACTGGTGGTCGGCGGCGCGGTATTCGGTCGGTCCGTTGCCGAGGCCGTCGAACTGGAAGCCTTCCAGCGCCTTGATCACTTCCGGCGGGAAGAAGGTGCCGGCCATCTCGCAGGCGTTGGCATAGAGCAGCGCCTGGACGTAGCAGGTCTGGGCCGCCTGGGACGGCGGGAAGCCGTATTCGGAGCCGAAGGACTTCACGAAGGCCTTGGAGCCGTCGTCCTGCAGCGACCAGTGCCAGTTGGTGGTGCCGAGGATGCCCTTGATGGCATCGCCCGCGCCCTGTGCCATCAGGCGCGAGAACAGCGGCACGACGACCTGGAACTGCTTGCCGTTGACCTGCTTGTCGAGGAGACCGAACTGCACCGCCTGGGTCAGCGAGTTGACCATGTCGGCGCCGTAGTGGTTGAGGATCAGGACGTCCGCGCCCGAGTTCAGCACTGGCGTCAGATACTGCGAGAAGTCGCCGGCGCCGAGCGGCGTGCGGACGGCCGCGACAGTCTGCCAGCCGAGCTTCTCGGTGGCGTTCTTGATCGATTCTTCCTGCGTCCAGCCCCAGGTGTAGTCGGCGGTCAGGTGATAGGCGCGCCGGTCGTTGCCATAAGCCTTGGACAGTACGGGCGCCAGCGCCTGGCCGGACATGTAGGCATTGAAGAAATGGCGGAAGCCGTAGCGCTTCTTGTCCTTGCCGGTGGTGTCGTTGGAGTGGGTGAGGCCGGCCATGAAGATGATGCCCATCTCCTGGCAAAGGCCTTGCACGGCAACAGCCACGCCCGAGGACGAGCCGCCGGTGATCATGATGGCGCCGTCGCGCTCGACCATGCGCTTGGCGCTGTCGCGGGCCGCGTCGGACTTGGTCTGCGTGTCGCCGGTCACATAGGCGACCTTCTTGCCCAGAATGCCGTTGCCCTTCAGCGCGCTGCCCTTGAAGGTGCTGAGCATGCCGCCGTCGCCCTCGCCATTGAGGTGCTTGACCGCGAGCTGGTAGGCACGCAGTTCGTCGGCGCCCTCGGCCGCGTAGGCGCCCGTCTGCGGTACGTTGAAGCCGAAGGTGACGGTGTCACCCTTGGGATCGTTGCAGAATTCGGCAGCCCAGGCGCCCTTGGTGAACATCAGCGGCGCGGCGCCGAAACCGACGAGCCCGGCGCCGGTGGTGGTCAGCAGCTTGCGGCGGCTGAAGCCATTCTTGCTATCATTCATCCTTGTTTCCTCCGCGGCGATCGCCCCGTCTTGAGACGCGGGTGCATTTCGCCAGTCGTTGACCTTAAGGCAGGGTCTCCAGAAAGGGCCCGGATGCGGCACATATTGAAATGCGGCGGCAACGCGAGCGCCCACGGGCGGAGCGGCAAAGGCCGAATTCCACCCGGCAGCTCCACCCCAGCATTATTCGCCATACTGAAAATGATCGCAATAGAGCATTGTAATTTCTGTAGAAATTTGTAAATCTATAGACTAATATCGTTTTAGATTTGTCAATGTCTTGACAAGGCCGCGACGTGCCCAGGCGCTCTCGCGCGCCGCAGGGGAGTGGGGATCATGCGGGCGCCGGTGGGCATTCGGCTGCGTAGCCGACGGAAATCAATGGGGCTTTCCCAAGCGGCCCTGGCACGCGAGGCGGGTATCTCGCCGAGCTATCTCAACCTGATCGAGGCGGGGCGGCGCGATGTCGGTGGCGCCCTTCTGATCCGGCTTGCGAGCCGTCTCGACCTTGCGATCGACGAACTCACCGGCGCGCGCGACCAGCGTCTGCTGCAGGATCTGGCCGAGGCGGCCGCCGATCCGCTGATCGGCGACCTCGATCTCGATTCGGATCGCACGCAGGAACTGGCGGCGAGTTTTCCCGATGCCGCCAAAGCGCTCGCCCGTCTGCACCGGGCTTATCAGGAGGCCTCGGCCAGCGCCGATGCCTTTGCCAACCGGCTGCGCGCCGACCCGCTTTTTGCCGAACTCCTGCACCAGATTCTGAGCCAGATCACCGCCGTGCGATCCGGTACGGAGATTCTGTCCGACGTTCCCGATCTCAGCCCCGAGGAGCGCAGCCGCTTTCTCGGCAACATCGCCCGCGAGGCGAGGGCCATGTCGGACGTCGCGCGGACCCTGATCGGCGAATTCGACCGGGATCGCGGCCGTCACCGGTCCCTGTCGCCGGCCCGCGAACTCGACGAACTGATCGTCGAGGAACGCAATCACTTTCCCACGCTCGAGGCGGTCGCGGACGATCTCCGGCGACAGGTGGCGCGCTTCGGGCCGATTGGCGAGGCGGGGCTTGAAGGCGCCCTTGAGCAGCAGTTCGGCATCACCGTCAGCCGCGGCGGGCCGCCTCCCGGTGGCGGTAGCCGCAAGGACCGGCAGGGAACCGGCCAGTATCACTACGACTCGGCGGAAAAACTGCTCTGGTTTCGCGGCTCCGCGACGGTGGCAACACGCCAGTTCCAGATGACGCGCCTCTATTGCGAACTGGCCGCGTCCGATGCGATCGCCAGGGTCGGTGACGATGTGCGCCTGACGAGCCCCGACGCCCGGCGTCTCGCACGGCGGGCCATGGCCTCCTATCTCGCCGGCGCCTTCCTGTTGCCCTACGGGCGCTTCCTGACGGACGCGGAGGAAAACCGCTACGACATCGACTTTCTGGCGCAGGCCTATTCGGCAAGCTTCGAGCAGGTCGCGCATCGGCTGGTGACCCTGCGCCGCAAGGGCGAAGAGGGCATTCCCTTCGGCTTTCTGCGCTCCGATCCGGCCGGGCGGCTGACCAAGCATTTTCCGTTGCCGGGGCTGCTACTGCCAAACTCCGGTCATGCCTGTCCGCTCTGGGCGATCTATGGCGCCTTCCGCAAGCCCGGCGAGCCCGTGCGCCAGATCGTCCGCTTTGCAGATGGTTCCCGCTACCTCTTCATCGCCAAGACGGTCTCCAAGCGCCTTGCGACCTATCGCGAGCAGCCGTTCCATCTCTCCGTCATGCTGGCCTGCGACATCCTCCACGCGGATCGCACCATCTACGCGGCGGGCCTCGATCTCGACGATCTCAGCGCCGACGTCGCGGTCGGCCCATCCTGCCGGCTCTGCATCCGCCGCGACTGCGAGCACCGGCAGGAGGAGCCGCTGGCTGGAGGTCGCGGCGAGGGGGCGTTGCACGAGCCCTTCGTCGGGACTTAAGGACGACGCCGGCCGCTGCCGCCGCCATGCTGGTCCGGACGGTCCACGGAGAGCGGTCTCTACGGAAGAACCCGGTGGGAGAGCATGCCGCGTTGACGAACTGCGACCAATGACTGGATCTCTGCGAACTTGTGAGAAATCCGGCTTTGCTGTCTATAGTAGGCGCGGAGACCTGAACTCCGGTTCAGCCTGATCTTTGGGTGAAGGCTGGAGCGAAGACATCTTTCGGGAACAGAGCGCGCCGGCGCCGGCCCGAAGGACAAAAGACAGGTCAGGGGAGGGCAACGTGGCGGTGGATGTTCTGATCGCCGAGGATGAACCGGCCATCATGGAGTCGCTCGACTTCATTCTGCGCCGGGCGGGGTATTCGATTCACACGGTCGGTGACGGCGATGCCGCGCTGCAGGCAATTCGCCAGCAGGATCCGCGTCTCGTCGTGCTCGATGTCATGCTGCCGCGCCGAAGCGGCTTTGAGGTGCTGAAGGCGATCCGCGCAGACAGGCAAACCCGTGCCTTGCCCGT is part of the Hartmannibacter diazotrophicus genome and encodes:
- a CDS encoding ABC transporter ATP-binding protein, with the translated sequence MSAVMQQQQGAATRTDPFLQVKDIHAYYGESYVVQGVSFDIAEGEILALLGRNGAGKTSTFRTLARLDNPTLTDGEIWFNGLPLHKMSSWQAARAGIQLVPEDRRIIPGLTVEENLQLALVAPGHGWPIERVYESFPRLGERRKQEGVTLSGGEQQMLAIARALVRDVKLLLLDEPYEGLAPVIVQEIERILHGIRELGITTIIVEQNAIAALRLSDRAVILDTGEVAFEGSAKEVLENADLRQQYLAV
- a CDS encoding ABC transporter ATP-binding protein; translated protein: MNAPIKQTEMRDNVVLHVADVHKTFGGLHALADIDLAIEEGKTHAIIGPNGAGKSTLLNVIVGRLAPTRGAVVFDGKVLTGMAPYQINQVGIARVFQTPEIFPDLSVLQNVMAPAFAKRDGAFRLNALTSFDSEKAIREEAEHLIEDVNLTARKHSHAGSLSRGDKRRMELAMCLIQHPRLLLLDEPTAGMSRADTNATVDLLKKIKERGMTKIIIEHDMHVVFSLADKISVLAQGRIICEGLPDEVRGDPRVQEAYLGGTHV
- a CDS encoding branched-chain amino acid ABC transporter permease, which gives rise to MTLNSQFSAKDLTLLGIFSLVVLTMPIWLDPIGASYPDLLQRLCIYAIFAIGFNILFGLTGYLSFGHAAFLGVGSYTAVWSFKLLSMEGIPAVLLAIAVSGAFAAAIGYISLRRSGIYFSILTLAFAQMCYNLAYSVLTPITNGETGLQLSLRDPRVIDRMFSEAGSGLPTTTFLGLDMNGYTGFYVCAVILILAFFLSQRIAGSPFGMMLKGIKSNQTRMNYIGFSTRPYALAAFVISGMYAGLAGGLLAVADPLAGAERMQWTASGEVVLMTILGGVGTLVGPVIGAWLIKYCENIFSAFNEHVLNQVFSFLPDSVKETVVGIASNFVGEGWHLTLGLIFVLVVVFLPGGIVEGAMRLTSLFRSNRGKGRRAVGAQPAE
- a CDS encoding branched-chain amino acid ABC transporter permease, which translates into the protein MDQIFLQLLNGLDKGGAYALIALGLTLVFGTLGVVNFAHGALFMLGAFCAVTLQKLLTLEKITLSATETTPWGTPLEVREPYIHAIFGDFGNVLIDYSVPVAILLAIPVMLIVGVAMERGLIKHFYKRPHAEQILVTFGLAIVLQEVIKAIFGANPLPQPMPDAWRGAADVGAFFGMTPGVVIYPWWRLLYLLFSLGVIGLVFAFLQFTTFGMVVRAGMADRETVGLLGINIGRRFTAMFGLAAVVAGVAGVMYTPLLPPSFNLGMEFLVLSFVVVVVGGMGSLPGAVLAGFLLGILQSFASMNEVKTLLPGIDHIVIYLVAVIVLLVRPRGLLGRRGVMEG
- a CDS encoding substrate-binding protein; the protein is MNDSKNGFSRRKLLTTTGAGLVGFGAAPLMFTKGAWAAEFCNDPKGDTVTFGFNVPQTGAYAAEGADELRAYQLAVKHLNGEGDGGMLSTFKGSALKGNGILGKKVAYVTGDTQTKSDAARDSAKRMVERDGAIMITGGSSSGVAVAVQGLCQEMGIIFMAGLTHSNDTTGKDKKRYGFRHFFNAYMSGQALAPVLSKAYGNDRRAYHLTADYTWGWTQEESIKNATEKLGWQTVAAVRTPLGAGDFSQYLTPVLNSGADVLILNHYGADMVNSLTQAVQFGLLDKQVNGKQFQVVVPLFSRLMAQGAGDAIKGILGTTNWHWSLQDDGSKAFVKSFGSEYGFPPSQAAQTCYVQALLYANACEMAGTFFPPEVIKALEGFQFDGLGNGPTEYRAADHQCFKDVLVVQGKKEPTSKFDLLEVVEVVPRAQVEYDPSIFGGDLGPADAKPC
- a CDS encoding helix-turn-helix domain-containing protein; translation: MRAPVGIRLRSRRKSMGLSQAALAREAGISPSYLNLIEAGRRDVGGALLIRLASRLDLAIDELTGARDQRLLQDLAEAAADPLIGDLDLDSDRTQELAASFPDAAKALARLHRAYQEASASADAFANRLRADPLFAELLHQILSQITAVRSGTEILSDVPDLSPEERSRFLGNIAREARAMSDVARTLIGEFDRDRGRHRSLSPARELDELIVEERNHFPTLEAVADDLRRQVARFGPIGEAGLEGALEQQFGITVSRGGPPPGGGSRKDRQGTGQYHYDSAEKLLWFRGSATVATRQFQMTRLYCELAASDAIARVGDDVRLTSPDARRLARRAMASYLAGAFLLPYGRFLTDAEENRYDIDFLAQAYSASFEQVAHRLVTLRRKGEEGIPFGFLRSDPAGRLTKHFPLPGLLLPNSGHACPLWAIYGAFRKPGEPVRQIVRFADGSRYLFIAKTVSKRLATYREQPFHLSVMLACDILHADRTIYAAGLDLDDLSADVAVGPSCRLCIRRDCEHRQEEPLAGGRGEGALHEPFVGT
- a CDS encoding response regulator transcription factor translates to MAVDVLIAEDEPAIMESLDFILRRAGYSIHTVGDGDAALQAIRQQDPRLVVLDVMLPRRSGFEVLKAIRADRQTRALPVLMLTAKGQAQDRRTAEELGANAFVTKPYANADVVEAVRRILASAEVGRVS